ATCATCAATGTAAACTGCACTCCTTCCAGTATATCGTAATGAATTGAAGGTGTGCCACCCAACCAACTTATCAGTGCCATTACAAGCAGGACCTTGCACAGGCATTGTCGTGGCATCCTCGTCTCCCTCTCTTTGAGCCAACGACGAAAATTCAGCTGCATCAACTGAATGAAGAAGTATTCCAACCGAAACAGCACCAATCCATTTCACACTCTGAATTTCATCAAACAGCTCCATATTATGCATATTACTATCATCAGCAAACATCACAACTCCATCGAGCTTCTCTTTTCTCACAATTCTGTTCCATCACAAGGAAAAATCAGCAAAAGGTTTCATGTAAGGATGATAGacatcaaagaaataaaaaaaagaggGAAAAGCAAATTGCTAAAACTCTTCTcttttgaaaaacataaatgTCACTGCATTTTGTGATTACGTCCTAGGCACGATTTCAGATTCCCTACGATCAGGGGATCCCATATTCATGCAGTCGGGATATTGGTGGCCGTTCAATTAAGATCCGATAGTCCAGAAAATGcaaatttttattgtataattcAAAATATCAAGCTTGAAAACAGATCATTCAATTTTGACCGCAACTAAGCCACATCAGCTATATTTAACCGTGATTCTCCATAATATAATGGATCAAGACACGACAGTTACAGCACTAACTAGTGGGAACAATAGCACTCCACTCATCCTATGAAAGATACTGAATAAACATTCTACTAACCATAATAAATAAGATCACAAGAGCAAAGTAAATGAAAGCATGAATTAAAAGAAGCAAAATTTAACCTCAAAGCATGAAGACGCATCAAAGACTCAACTTTATGCCTAGCCTCCCAAGAATTCGGCATTTGCTTATGAAACCCAACGTGAATAGTTCTAAGTCCAGACTTCGCTATAAGAGAAGCAGTCTCATTGGTAACTCCACCAGCCTCCACCACGATCCAAATCAGATCGTACGGCACCAACATCAGCGAGTGCATCACACCGCTCAAATGAAGCGTCTGAAAAGTTCGCACATAAGTTGGCGTAACCGCAATAACCGTTCTAGGGTTCTTAACACCAAACAACGCTCTCTGTTCCTTTTGAACTCTTTCAATTATCCCGTGCGCTTTCATCACTTCAACAGGATCCGGATGCGGCCACGGCCGAATTCGGATCCCGTGCCGTCCGACTACTACTCTACTACCAACGATTGTGGTTTTGTTAACGGGATTCGGTTGAACTTCGACGGGAATGGTGATTGCGGCGTTGGAACTAAACGGAACAGTGTAGATATTAGTTGATGAAGTTGAGAAcaggaagaaaaaaacaagGCGTGAAAATCGAAAGCCGAGAACGAGACTGATTAAGCAGCAGACACCGTGGAAAATTAGCCAGAAAATTGTCGCCGGTGACTTAACGGCGCCGTCTCCGGACGAATCTAACGGCGTTGATCCTCTGAAACTGTTTGTTCGACGGTTAATGTAACTCTGCTGTAAAGCTGAgagcttcatttttttttcacacaacttttttttttgtgtgtaagGTTTTGTGagtataataataactattattattttatattttattatatgaatgTTTGAGTTGCGTTGAGGGTGGTATTTGAATTGCGTTATGTAGCAACAACGTTGTGAAGGGAAAGGGAATGAAGAAGCAACAAAGACAGAGATGGTGGTTGGCTTTTAGTTTGGTAGTGTTGTAATTTAATCAGCTAACATTTCTTCGAGTTTAAgggataaataaattaaacaattttgttattttaattaattctaattctaataataatttgacTATTGACTgtgtattatttgaaatttgaaaataaaaaataaagaaatagaaAGAGATTATATGTAAATTGATTAAGCTCTTTagtctttatatttatatttaccaGACTAGAGCTATGACCAAGCGTGGaaaggagaaaaaaattgataattctACTAAGGGTATATGTGTAAATTTTGATTCAATTTGCTTCTATCGTGGAGTTGCTTTTCTGTTTTTCAGATTAAAGCAATACAACAAAATGCATAAGGCAAATGAATGgttgaattttctttttgtaaaaaaatataataatttactcGTAACAACATAGAGATAGAGAATCGAATTAGTTGTTTTTTTCCGTTTTCTAATACAAACCGAGCATTATAACTTTTTGTTTTGTCTTCTCTTTTTCCCGTTTTGTTTTGTTGCTGTAATTTGTATGCCACGCCATAGTTGTACTTCATTCGTATACTTTTTACTTAATTCCACGTTTATGGAAATTCCCCTTCTTTTCTTCATTTTCCCAATTCACGATATTAATGTTAAATTGTAATGTTTTTCTAAAATTAGGAGAGGTAATGTAATGCAAATTCAAAGGAGGGAAACAGTAAGTGTCAAAATCTTGTAAAGATATACTAGCGGTTAAATACCTAAACTGAATCAATTATGTCGTGTCTATATCTGTTTTCCATTTTTGTACCTATATTGTTTGGCACGAAAACCTAAtacaaattatttgattaatacATTTACTCTTTTAAGACAATTTACCTAAAAATAATAGAATCTGATTtcgatgtattttttttaattaaaaatattattttaattttaaatattttaatatcataaaaacTACATTCTAAAAAAAAGATCAttcaaaaaagaattttataaaaaaaattcaaaataacttttcattttatttatttttgaaactttattataaaaaaattatagtaaatgatgatatatttaaaatgatattttaagataaattatttaaatcaattttttatataaaaatttaatttttttaaataaaatattacaaaaatcataaaaaaaaaacttacacgAACATATCTAATATGGGACACTAGTATTTGACTTTGTTCAAAATTCTTTCGATACAGTATTTAGTAAGaataaatttgtttaataatttctttttttacttcTATTAAATAATATCTtagaaaatatgaaattaaccaattcaataattgatttttttcaagtacaatgattaataaattaatcaatattatAACTAGTATGTTGACTTGTGTCATGCATGGAATATGTATTGACTAtcgatttatttttattgaattacaCCAACAACAAAAACTCGTGTCCTTGACGTGTATTTAGTATTTTATAagtatcttttaaattttaaattaaaaaagtttcattttaattatacaaatatttatttcgcactttttatatttatcaatgataaatatttgtcttattattttttaatgtttatcagttttaaatatttgtctcgtatttttttatgtatcgataaaaaatatttgtcctataattatatatatatatatatactatttacaaatatttgttttgtattttttatttatcatttataagtatttatctcgtattttttaatatttatcaatgatagaTATTTATACcgtattttttatgtatcatatataaatatttatcccataattttttatatttattattaataaatagttgtcacatgttttttttaatgaaatagtAAGTTCTCgattcctaatttttttaaaaactttctttttttctgtttttaacttttaaaatcttttcttttaaaaaaaagaccactccttttttttgtcaaaagaaatcttttaaaatattggttTTTTGGTAGTTATATCTTTTTATAAGGtagatatatttttcttatattatagGGTAGGTATTTCTTGTTTTGGTAGTTATGACTGTTTTTTCGTTCTTATATTGATGGTTTTATTGACATCTATATCCCTTAAATTTTCACAATggttaaaaaataaagagagtaGTATTAGTTTTTCTATAGTTATTTCTTCTCTTGTATTGACAGCTGatctaaaaaatatatgcatTAACAGTATTACTGTGCATGGAATACGCATTGATTTAATCAAATCTCACTATTTACTtactttattaaatattttaaaaaatatgcgTTAATAAGATTATTGTCTTTTACTCATTCATTTAATCAAATatcactatttatttattttatttcatcgaTCTCTAGtagaaatgataaaaattacttaaacCTCACATATACACaactattatttaaataaattatatatcaaatctTAAACTCGCA
This region of Cicer arietinum cultivar CDC Frontier isolate Library 1 chromosome 8, Cicar.CDCFrontier_v2.0, whole genome shotgun sequence genomic DNA includes:
- the LOC101509892 gene encoding probable beta-1,4-xylosyltransferase IRX14H, which gives rise to MKLSALQQSYINRRTNSFRGSTPLDSSGDGAVKSPATIFWLIFHGVCCLISLVLGFRFSRLVFFFLFSTSSTNIYTVPFSSNAAITIPVEVQPNPVNKTTIVGSRVVVGRHGIRIRPWPHPDPVEVMKAHGIIERVQKEQRALFGVKNPRTVIAVTPTYVRTFQTLHLSGVMHSLMLVPYDLIWIVVEAGGVTNETASLIAKSGLRTIHVGFHKQMPNSWEARHKVESLMRLHALRIVRKEKLDGVVMFADDSNMHNMELFDEIQSVKWIGAVSVGILLHSVDAAEFSSLAQREGDEDATTMPVQGPACNGTDKLVGWHTFNSLRYTGRSAVYIDDRAPVLPRKLEWSGFVLNSRLVWKDVDDKPEWIKDLDALDGDGEDIESPLSLLKSTTVVEPLGNCGRHVLLWWLRVEARTDSKFPAGWIIDPPLDITVPSKHTPWPDSPPELPSNEKVFAGTEEQPNKYTTKTKTPRSRRGRNKRRHDTKVIGVQTSTHSEQTEM